One genomic region from Caloenas nicobarica isolate bCalNic1 chromosome 22, bCalNic1.hap1, whole genome shotgun sequence encodes:
- the SPEN gene encoding msx2-interacting protein isoform X2 gives MVRETRHLWVGNLPENVREEKIIEHFKRYGRVESVKILPKRGSEGGVAAFVDFVDIKSAQKAHNSVNKMGDRDLRTDYNEPGTIPSAARGLDDTVSIASRSREVSGFRGGGGGPTYGPPPSLHAREGRYERRLDGASDNRERAYEHSAYGHHERGTGGFDRTRHYDQDYYRDPRERTLQHGLYYTSRSRSPNRFDAHDPRYEPRAREQFTLPSVVHRDIYRDDITREVRGRRPERNYQHSRSRSPHSSQSRTQSPQRLASQAARPARSPSGSGSRSRSSSSDSISSSSSTSSDSSDSSSSSSDESPARSVQSTAVPAPAAQLLPSLEKDEPRKSFGIKVQNLPVRSTDTSLKDGLFHEFKKYGKVTSVQIHGASEERYGLVFFRQQEDQEKALNASKGKLFFGMQIEVTAWIGPETESENEFRPLDERIDEFHPKATRTLFIGNLEKTTTYHDLRNIFQRFGGIVDIDIKKVNGVPQYAFLQYCDIASVCKAIKKMDGEYLGNNRLKLGFGKSMPTNCVWLDGLSTNVTDQYLTRHFCRYGPVVKVDFANRESQLAFYHSMEKTGQDIRDFYEMLAERSRDERRGSYEYAPDRTYYETVRTPGTYPEDPRREYPARGREFYAEWDPYQGDYYDPRYYDDPREYRDYRGDPYEQDIREYSYRQRERERERERFESDRDRDHERRPIERSQSPTHSRRPQSPGASPSQSERLQSDSERRIYSRSSDRSGSCSSLSPPRYDKLEKARVERYAKNEKTEKERAFEQERVDKEKRLVRKEKPEKLEKEKTDKQKRKAKIHSPSSQSSETDQENEREPSPEKLKGNSKQSKERGDKEGTAKNRLELMPCVVLTRVKEKEGKVVDQPALEKLRAKLDNDTMKSPLLEQKTQTSQAEQTKSDQSKLEPVRTKVQKEKALASHVEVVDKEGKLKPKKHLKTEQPSEGANAVDLDKLEARKRRFADANLKADRQKLEAKRSSQDEEDARMVLKKQLDATASSREATMLREGELERKPPRKEMLKRESKKLKLERLIPVTSPKEIQETLNVGGIGMRPTLDLQARLMEAADEPVEVQELSSKKLNPVKPQHKQVQLLDDQGMEREDARKNYSGLPEDAPDHKLGQEKPQLADTEEKIGIDIDHTQSYRKQMEQSRRLKQQLEMEIAKSEKFGSPKKDVDEYERRSLVHEVGKPPQDVTDDSPPSKRKKTDQFDFEISTKRERNYRSSRQVSEDSERTSCSPSIRHFPFHEDDDTLDSPRLMPLKETKESPKIEEKGLSYSNMTVREDSLKFNPYDSSRREQMAEMAKIKLSVLSSEDDSSRWETQVKPEPGRVDISFPSSIVKRDSIRKRSVRDLEPGEVPSDSDDDGENKPHSPKASSLLESSRLSFLLRDREEKLREREERLSSSLERNKFYSFALDKTITPDTKALLERAKSLSSSREENWSFLDWDSRFASFRNNKDKEKVDSAPRPIPSWYMKKKKIRTDSEGGKLDDKKEDHKEEEQERQELFASRFLHSSIFEQDSKRLQHLERKDDDLDFISGRLYGRQSSSDGTNSAADLVQEPVVLFHSRFVELTRMQQKEKEKDQKPKEAEKQEDKENRPKTPETVPDGKEPEHKTASVVGPSSVAVLPQEPAPVASEKAADEKVAVEAASVKEEKPSEPASAAEEQKPFPELAAPVKIEPPEQTEPPPVVEATKEVVATTLAPEEDAVTTEHPLYLDTKPPTPGALFDQPDISVDPEPEGAQLVPPLPKLIQKPDEAAEPKEENPSPSANTDASASQKAEVAAEVLPPVSDNDMEVEPPVVVKDKKSYKSKRSKTPVQSAVANVTEKPVTRKSERIDREKLKRSSSPRGETQKLSELKVEAEKVSRNAAKSPSSATELENVEPSLPIGRTRRRNVRSVYATTGDNEGPSPVKDSVEVTRSTRKRGEKEPQETATTVPTTPRRGRPPKTRRKPEEDISPIKTEPVQQEAEETETKDAVEAPKPAEGWRSPRSQKLTHGHSSVATSQQGKKGKNDPKADTLAESEDAAERSGQELSIGDNGNKAKNIEKEPAASEQKRDRKEVDVEKNQLEIPTVEIIEKKPVPEKVTKSKRGRYKNTKTVVDKASVCLKNVEIRLNVDEVKGALRPTEEETEPVAVSPAKMKSPPKEDILPPHFVKNEAEDSFPETEKEVVREPKPSPEAAQLAKQIELEQAVENIAKLTETPPAIAAYKEPTADVPEVRQEEEGDKPTHQASETELAAAIGSIINDISGETESFPAPPTYPAESETEIPAEPLVLPSPREEMEPETDQAVNNILETEAAVEPAVQAVPSSAPSVVETESKEAEVNFSESSNSAQEAETLQEAEVARKEKGRQKTTRQRRKRSTGRKGDVAEVNAFETESAQSKSPPASEVKAKPEEALKEEKQTKNATQVSAEPGASDAGKAAAADVIVAVHEAVAESGTSPKTPAPAPLDLAAPPVPLDEGAQSGFKIQSPMENAPITPPSAPNPALPAIPAVTAAKLPAPVPATIVPLHSGAAKVPEWMVRHEEPRARSTPPPALPPDTKASDIDTNSSTLRKILMEPKYVSATSITSTHVTTTHAEPVSAPRLEEAPLHPAIEAIKPVSEEKPAVPVTNALDPPVAEAPVFSEKEKISTVIAPKATSVISRMPHSVDLEEAPRITLVKQAPQTQTCLVNAPSSKFKQRSSTNDNSRFHPGSMSIIEESPVEAGSSPGLRVNTSEGVVLLSYSGQKTEGPQRISAKISQIPPASAVDIEFQQSVSKSQIKQEPITPSQPTPKGSQTSAGYGTVSTHSSLVLGTQPYNTSPVISSVKQERAVLEKSDSSHLSVQTPASQPGKVLTQTVNTPPVLVHNQMVVNKKLSDPAALKVETKTLQSSNLSPGVSPHHPSLSGKMHSEANHVSSGPSTPTDRAISHLGVTKQEPHSPRTSGHSPSPFPRTCHPGSTSSPALSSSTPVMLAPGIPVPQYISSMHPEQSVIMPPHSVTQTVSLGHLSQGEVRMNTPPLSGIPYGIRPEALHSPRAALQPQIEIKPQRSSTPQPAPIRDIVMPPLSSQHAPEEEMHYHHTTVCRGPAPVQSDVLVMQPDYRMHPTSIRLDQYNVPRDVRMIMHPHMAAVGEHHSETRQSRTPEGAGKTPPVSKTPQPGKETPKSSEGKMAHSPHSEPRLLSVPASSQLPGLPLTQPVVVPHGVQIMHPASGSFHDYRSVYGDMRNYHTAAQLGHPQFPGASPIGLPSRSMTPSQGLPEGEHSHPSQPVRSKTPQIPQDPKGPPAAGPEQSHHPTVNRHAAPMDPHVHLQRAQADTGQTSYPSPVAISMKQELPSPHQPPAVAKQSVFIPTTSGPGAPPGLPLNRPEPQAALKQEPSPHPVSQRPVDMVQLLTKYPIVWQGLLALKNDTAAVQLHFVSGNNVLAHRSLPAPEGGPPLRIAQRMRLEASQLEGVARRMMVESDYCLLLALPCGRDQEDVVNQTESLKAAFISYLQAKQAAGIINVPNPGSNQPAYVLQIFPPCEFSESHLSRLAPDLLASISNISPHLMIVIASLGTRCDVLDVLTHTDTRAGD, from the exons CAGcgactccagcagcagctcgaGCGATGAGTCCCCGGCACGGTCGGTTCAGTCCACGGCCGTCCCCGCGCCCGCGGCCCAGCTGCTTCCCTCGCTGGAGAAAGATGAACCCCGCAAGAGTTTTGGGATCAAGGTTCAAAATCTTCCAGTGCGCTCAACAG ATACAAGCCTTAAGGATGGACTTTTCCACGAGTTCAAGAAGTACGGGAAGGTGACGTCGGTGCAGATTCACGGGGCTTCTGAGGAACGGTATGGCCTGGTGTTCTTCCGACAGCAGGAGGACCAGGAAAAAGCACTAAATGCctcaaaaggaaaacttttctttGGCATGCAGATCGAAGTCACAGCCTGGATAGGACCAG AAACAGAAAGCGAGAATGAATTTCGTCCTTTGGATGAAAGGATAGACGAGTTTCACCCAAAAGCAACAAGAACCCTGTTCATCGGCAACCTGGAGAAAACAACAACCTACCACGACCTTCGTAACATCTTTCAGCGCTTTGGTGGAATAGTG gataTCGACATTAAGAAGGTGAACGGTGTTCCTCAGTATGCATTCCTGCAGTACTGCGATATTGCGAGTGTGTGTAAAGCAATTAAGAAGATGGATGGGGAATATCTTGGAAATAACCGGCTCAAG CTGGGCTTTGGGAAGAGCATGCCCACAAACTGCGTGTGGTTAGACGGTCTTTCAACAAACGTCACGGATCAGTATTTAACTCGCCATTTCTGCCGATATGGGCCCGTGGTGAAG gtggACTTTGCAAATCGAGAAAGTCAGTTGGCATTTTATCATTCCATGGAGAAAACGGGTCAAGATATCAGAGACTTTTATGAAATGCTGGCAGAAAGGAG CAGAGACGAAAGAAGAGGATCTTACGAATATGCCCCTGATCGTACTTACTACGAGACCGTTCGGACTCCGGGGACGTATCCCGAAGATCCTCGGCGAGAATACCCGGCTCGAGGCAGAGAATTTTACGCCGAGTGGGATCCCTACCAAGGCGACTACTACGACCCGCGCTACTACGACGACCCGCGCGAGTACAGGGATTACAGAGGCGACCCGTACGAGCAGGACATCAGGGAGTACAGCTACAGGCAGCGcgagagggagagggagcggGAACGGTTCGAATCcgatcgcgacagagaccacGAGCGGAGACCGATTGAACGGAGCCAGAGTCCGACGCACTCCAGGCGCCCGCAGAGCCCTGGAGCGTCTCCCTCGCAATCGGAAAGGCTGCAGAGTGATTCAGAGAGGAGGATTTACAGCAGGTCGTCGGATCGCagcggcagctgcagctctctgtccCCTCCGCGATACGACAAGCTGGAGAAAGCCCGCGTGGAACGCTACGCAAAAAACGAAAAAACGGAAAAGGAGCGGGCTTTTGAACAGGAGAGAGTCGACAAGGAGAAGCGCTTGGTGAGAAAGGAGAAGCCGGAAAAACTCGAAAAGGAGAAAACCGATAAACAAAAACGAAAAGCAAAAATCCATTCGCCCAGCTCTCAGTCTTCTGAAACGGATCAAGAGAATGAGAGAGAGCCCAGCCCTGAAAAACTGAAGGGCAACAGTaaacaaagcaaagagagaGGTGACAAAGAAGGGACAGCTAAAAACCGCCTGGAGCTCATGCCCTGCGTTGTGTTGACCcgagtgaaagaaaaggaagggaaagttGTTGATCAGCCCGCTTTGGAGAAACTGAGGGCAAAGCTTGATAATGACACGATGAAGTCCCCGCTTCTTGAGCAGAAGACGCAGACGTCTCAAGCTGAGCAAACCAAGTCCGATCAGTCCAAACTAGAACCTGTCAGAACCAAGgtacaaaaagagaaagcccTTGCCAGTCACGTAGAAGTGGTGGATAAGGAGGGAAAACTGAAACCCAAAAAGCACTTGAAGACGGAGCAACCTTCCGAAGGGGCCAACGCGGTAGATTTAGACAAGTTGGAGGCTCGTAAAAGACGTTTTGCTGATGCAAATCTGAAGGCAGACAGGCAAAAACTGGAAGCCAAGAGAAGCAGCCAAGATGAGGAAGATGCGCGAATGGTTTTGAAAAAGCAGCTCGACGCAACGGCTTCGTCTAGAGAAGCGACCATGTTAAGGGAAGGAGAATTGGAGAGAAAACCCCCAAGGAAAGAGATGCTTAAAAGGGAATCTAAAAAACTCAAACTGGAAAGACTTATTCCTGTTACTAGTCCCAAAGAAATTCAGGAGACTCTTAACGTCGGTGGGATTGGCATGCGTCCCACCCTGGATCTGCAGGCGAGGCTGATGGAGGCAGCCGATGAACCGGTGGAGGTTCAGGAACTCTCTTCTAAAAAACTGAACCCCGTAAAACCCCAGCATAAACAGGTACAGCTCCTAGACGACCAAGGAATGGAGAGAGAGGACGCAAGGAAGAATTACTCTGGTCTTCCCGAAGACGCACCCGACCATAAACTTGGCCAAGAGAAACCTCAGTTGGCTGATACGGAGGAGAAGATTGGCATCGACATCGATCACACGCAAAGCTACAGGAAACAAATGGAGCAAAGCCGCAGGTtaaaacagcagctggaaatgGAGATCGCAAAGTCTGAGAAGTTCGGCAGCCCGAAGAAAGATGTGGATGAGTATGAAAGACGGAGCTTGGTCCACGAGGTGGGAAAACCTCCGCAGGACGTCACCGATGACTCTCCAccaagcaaaaggaaaaagaccgACCAGTTTGACTTCGAAATTAGCACTAAAAGAGAGAGGAACTACCGAAGTTCTCGTCAGGTGAGTGAGGACTCGGAAAGGACGTCCTGTTCCCCCAGTATCAGACACTTCCCTTTCCACGAAGATGACGACACGCTCGATTCTCCGAGGCTAATGCCGCTAAAGGAAACCAAAGAGTCACctaaaatagaagaaaagggTCTTTCGTACTCCAACATGACTGTGAGGGAGGACTCGCTGAAATTTAATCCTTACGATTCCAGCAGAAGGGAGCAGATGGCTGAAATGGCTAAAATAAAGCTCTCCGTGCTGAGTTCTGAAGATGACTCGAGTAGGTGGGAGACGCAGGTGAAGCCGGAGCCCGGCAGAGTCGATATCAGCTTTCCCAGCAGCATCGTCAAGAGAGACAGCATCCGCAAGCGCTCCGTCCGCGACCTGGAGCCTGGCGAGGTGCCTTCGGATTCGGATGACGACGGCGAAAACAAACCCCATTCCCCAAAAGCCTCATCCTTGTTAGAGAGTTCCAGGTTGTCTTTTTTATTAAGGGACAGAGAAGAGAAGTTACGTGAACGAGAGGAAAGACTGTCGAGTTccttagaaagaaataaattttactcTTTTGCGTTGGACAAGACAATCACCCCAGACACAAAGGCCTTGCTTGAAAGAGCTAAATCTCTCTCTTCgtccagagaagaaaactggtcCTTTCTAGACTGGGATTCAAGATTCGCTAGTTTTAGAAACAATAAAGACAAAGAGAAGGTTGACTCAGCTCCCAGACCTATTCCATCTTGgtatatgaaaaagaaaaaaatcaggactgATTCAGAAGGTGGTAAACTGGACGATAAGAAAGAAGATCATAAAGAGGAGGAACAAGAGAGACAGGAACTGTTCGCCTCTCGGTTTTTGCATAGTTCAATCTTTGAACAGGACTCCAAGCGCCTGCAGCATTTAGAGAGAAAAGATGATGATCTTGACTTTATTTCTGGTAGATTGTACGGGAGACAGTCTTCCTCCGATGGGACTAACAGCGCGGCCGATTTGGTGCAGGAACCGGTCGTTCTCTTTCACAGTAGATTTGTCGAACTGACGCgaatgcagcagaaagaaaaggagaaagatcaGAAACCGAAAGAAGCGGAAAAACAGGAAGATAAAGAAAACCGGCCGAAGACCCCAGAAACCGTTCCTGATGGTAAAGAACCAGAACATAAAACTGCCTCGGTGGTCGGTCCCTCTTCGGTCGCTGTCCTACCACAAGAACCAGCTCCAGTTGCTTCTGAGAAGGCAGCAGATGAGAAGGTGGCGGTGGAAGCGGCTTCcgtaaaagaagaaaaaccatcggaacctgcttctgcagcagaggagcaaaAACCTTTTCCTGAACTTGCCGCTCCTGTCAAAATCGAACCACCCGAGCAAACCGAACCCCCGCCAGTCGTAGAAGCTACTAAAGAAGTTGTCGCTACAACCCTGGCACCGGAGGAAGATGCCGTCACAACGGAGCATCCTTTATACTTGGATACCAAACCTCCTACTCCTGGGGCTTTGTTTGACCAACCAGACATCAGTGTAGATCCAGAACCTGAAGGTGCCCAGTTGGTTCCACCTCTGCCCAAGCTCATTCAGAAGCCTGATGAGGCCGCTGAGCCTAAAGAAGAAAACCCTTCACCTTCTGCCAACACTGATGCTAGCGCGAGTCAAAAAGCAGAGGTGGCTGCCGAGGTCCTGCCGCCTGTTTCCGACAATGATATGGAAGTCGAACCTCCGGTTGTTGTAAAAGATAAAAAGTCCTACAAGAGTAAACGCTCCAAGACTCCCGTGCAATCGGCTGTGGCTAACGTGACGGAAAAGCCCGTCACGAGGAAGAGCGAAAGAATTGACCGTGAAAAACTCAAAAGGTCGAGTTCCCCTCGTGGGGAGACGCAGAAGCTTTCTGAGTTGAAAGTGGAGGCAGAGAAGGTTTCGAGGAACGCCGCGAAATCCCCCAGTTCTgccacagagctggaaaacGTTGAGCCGAGCTTGCCAATAGGCCGGACTAGGCGCAGAAACGTAAGGTCGGTCTACGCTACCACGGGGGACAATGAAGGACCATCTCCGGTGAAGGACTCTGTGGAGGTCACTAGATCCACCAGAAAAAGAGGCGAAAAGGAACCGCAGGAAACAGCGACAACTGTTCCGACGACCCCGAGGAGGGGGAGACCTCCAAAAACCCGCCGTAAGCCAGAGGAGGACATCTCTCCCATAAAGACAGAACCGGTCCAGCAAGAGGCAGAGGAGACTGAAACTAAAGATGCTGTGGAAGCTCCTAAGCCTGCAGAAGGCTGGAGATCTCCTAGATCCCAGAAGCTCACACACGGTCACTCGTCAGTTGCCACCAGCCAAcaggggaagaaagggaagaacgACCCAAAAGCCGATACCTTGGCTGAATCTGAAGACGCTGCTGAGAGGAGTGGTCAAGAATTGAGCATCGGTGACAATGGcaataaagcaaaaaacatcGAGAAAGAGCCAGCAGCCAGTGAGCAGAAACGCGATAGGAAAGAAGTGGATGTGGAGAAGAACCAGCTGGAAATCCCCACGGTTGAGATCATCGAGAAGAAGCCGGTGCCGGAGAAGGTTACGAAATCCAAAAGAGGAAGGtacaaaaataccaaaaccgTCGTAGATAAAGCATCCGTGTGTCTCAAAAATGTGGAAATACGCCTCAACGTGGACGAAGTCAAGGGTGCCTTGCGGCCCACCGAGGAGGAGACAGAGCCGGTGGCAGTGTCACCGGCCAAAATGAAGAGCCCCCCAAAAGAGGACATCTTGCCACCccattttgttaaaaatgaggCAGAAGATTCCTTCCCAGAGACGGAAAAAGAGGTGGTGCGGGAGCCAAAGCCATCCCCCGAAGCTGCCCAGTTAGCAAAACAGATCGAACTCGAGCAGGCCGTGGAGAATATTGCAAAACTCACCGAAACTCCTCCAGCGATTGCTGCCTATAAAGAGCCGACGGCAGATGTGCCTGAAGTTCgtcaggaggaggaaggagacaaACCCACGCATCAGGCGAGCGAAACGGAGCTGGCGGCGGCCATCGGCTCCATCATCAATGATATTTCTGGGGAGACGGAAAGCTTCCCCGCGCCCCCGACGTATCCAGCTGAATCAGAAACTGAAATCCCCGCGGAGCCCTTGGTGTTACCGTCACCTCGGGAGGAGATGGAGCCCGAGACGGATCAGGCAGTGAATAATATCCTGGAGACCGAGGCTGCCGTCGAGCCCGCGGTGCAGGCggttcccagctctgccccgtCAGTGGTAGAGACCGAGAGCAAAGAGGCCGAAGTCAACTTCAGCGAGTCTTCCAACTCCGCACAGGAGGCCGAGACCCTGCAGGAGGCTGAAGTTGCTCGGAAAGAAAAGGGCCGTCAGAAAACCACACGGCAGAGACGCAAAAGGAGCACGGGGAGAAAGGGCGATGTCGCTGAAGTCAACGCCTTCGAGACAGAGAGTGCACAGAGCAAGTCGCCCCCCGCCAGCGAAGTTAAAGCAAAACCTGAAGAAGCCttgaaggaggaaaagcaaactaAAAACGCTACTCAGGTATCCGCGGAGCCAGGCGCTTCTGATGCTGGCAAGGCTGCAGCCGCCGATGTTATCGTGGCTGTGCACGAAGCCGTCGCCGAGAGCGGCACCTCTCCGAAAACACCCGCTCCGGCTCCTCTGGACTTGGCCGCCCCGCCGGTTCCGCTCGACGAGGGGGCTCAGAGCGGCTTCAAGATACAGTCGCCCATGGAGAATGCGCCCATCACACCGCCGAGCGCCCCAAATCCAGCCCTTCCCGCCATCCCTGCAGTGACAGCGGCCAAGCTGCCCGCCCCGGTGCCCGCAACCATCGTCCCCCTTCACTCTGGCGCTGCCAAGGTGCCAGAGTGGATGGTGCGGCACGAGGAACCCCGCGCCCGTTCCACACCGCCTCCCGCTCTCCCCCCAGACACGAAGGCCTCGGATATCGATACCAACTCCAGCACTTTGAGGAAGATACTTATGGAGCCCAAATACGTCTCAGCGACGAGCATAACATCCACGCACGTGACGACGACGCACGCTGAGCCGGTGAGTGCGCCTCGTTTGGAGGAGGCACCTCTCCACCCCGCCATAGAGGCCATCAAACCGGTTTCGGAGGAGAAACCGGCAGTTCCCGTCACCAATGCCTTGGATCCACCGGTGGCTGAAGCTCCGGTGTTCAgcgagaaggaaaaaataagcacCGTGATCGCTCCCAAGGCCACTTCAGTTATCAGCAGGATGCCCCACAGCGTGGATCTGGAGGAGGCTCCGAGGATCACCTTGGTGAAACAAGCTCCCCAGACCCAGACGTGTCTCGTCAACGCCCCCTCGTCGAAATTTAAGCAGAGGTCAAGCACAAATGATAACAGTAGGTTTCACCCAGGATCGATGTCTATTATCGAGGAGAGCCCGGTGGAGGCTGGGTCCAGCCCGGGGCTGCGGGTGAACACCTCGGAGGGTGTCGTGCTCCTGAGTTACTCGGGGCAGAAGACAGAAGGTCCTCAGCGAATTAGTGCCAAGATCAGCCAGATCCCCCCTGCCAGTGCCGTTGACATAGAGTTTCAGCAGTCAGTATCCAAGTCTCAGATTAAACAGGAACCCATCACGCCATCTCAGCCGACACCAAAAGGCTCCCAGACCTCGGCGGGCTATGGGACTGTTTCCACCCATTCTTCTTTGGTACTAGGAACACAACCGTACAACACGTCGCCCGTCATCTCCTCCGTTAAACAAGAGCGTGCCGTGTTGGAGAAGTCCGACTCGTCCCACCTTTCTGTCCAGACTCCGGCATCCCAGCCCGGTAAAGTCCTCACGCAGACTGTAAACACTCCACCCGTACTCGTCCACAACCAGATGGTTGTGAACAAAAAACTGTCCGATCCGGCTGCTCTGAAAGTGGAGACCAAGACTCTGCAATCCTCCAACTTGAGTCCTGGGGTCAGTCCTCACCACCCTTCCCTCTCTGGGAAGATGCATTCGGAAGCGAACCACGTCAGCTCGGGCCCCAGCACCCCGACCGACCGGGCCATTTCCCACTTGGGAGTCACCAAACAGGAGCCGCACTCGCCGCGCACCAGCGGGCACTCGCCGTCGCCGTTCCCCCGGACTTGCCACCCCGGCAGTACCTCATCTCCGGCTTTATCCAGCAGCACCCCGGTGATGCTGGCGCCGGGGATCCCCGTTCCACAGTACATCTCCAGCATGCATCCCGAGCAATCCGTTATCATGCCCCCTCACAGCGTCACACAGACTGTGTCCCTGGGCCACCTGTCTCAAGGCGAGGTGAGGATGAACACGCCTCCTCTCTCCGGCATCCCTTATGGCATCCGCCCCGAAGCTCTCCACTCCCCCAGAGCCGCTCTGCAGCCCCAGATCGAGATCAAACCCCAGCGATCCAGCACGCCCCAGCCAGCTCCCATCCGAGACATCGTCATGCCTCCTCTGTCTTCGCAGCACGCTCCCGAGGAGGAGATGCACTACCACCACACCACGGTGTGCCGTGGGCCAGCCCCCGTGCAGTCTGACGTGCTGGTGATGCAGCCCGATTACCGCATGCACCCCACGAGCATCCGGCTGGACCAGTACAACGTCCCCCGGGACGTGCGCATGATCATGCACCCGCACATGGCCGCCGTGGGCGAGCACCACTCGGAAACGAGACAATCCCGAACGCCCGAAGGGGCCGGGAAAACTCCCCCCGTCAGTAAAACCCCGCAGCCGGGAAAAGAGACGCCGAAATCCTCCGAAGGCAAGATGGCACATTCTCCTCACAGTGAGCCGCGGCTGCTCAGCGTCCCCGCCAGCAGCCAGCTGCCCGGGCTGCCCCTGACACAGCCCGTGGTGGTGCCGCACGGGGTGCAGATCATGCACCCGGCCAGCGGCTCCTTCCACGATTATCGGTCTGTGTACGGTGACATGAGGAATTACCACACGGCGGCACAGCTCGGGCATCCTCAGTTCCCGGGCGCCTCGCCGATTGGGTTGCCTTCCCGGAGCATGACCCCGTCTCAG GGTCTGCCGGAGGGCGAACACTCGCACCCCAGCCAGCCTGTGCGCAGCAAGACCCCTCAGATCCCGCAGGATCCCAAGGGCCCGCCGGCAGCAGGACCCGAACAGAGTCACCACCCCACCGTGAACAGGCACGCGGCCCCCATGGACCCTCACGTCCACCTCCAGAGGGCACAAGCGGACACGGGCCAGACCTCCTACCCCTCGCCCGTCGCCATCTCCATGAAACAGGAGCTCCCGTCACCGCACCAACCTCCGGCCGTTGCCAAACAATCCGTGTTTATCCCCACGACGTCGGGTCCCGGGGCTCCGCCGGGGCTGCCCCTCAATCGCCCCGAGCCACAGGCCGCTCTCAAACAGGAGCCGTCTCCTCACCCCGTGTCGCAGAGACCCGTGGACATGGTTCAGCTCCTGACG AAATACCCCATCGTCTGGCAGGGCCTCTTGGCTCTCAAAAATGACACGGCCGCTGTTCAGCTCCACTTTGTCTCCGGTAATAACGTCTTGGCTCACCGGTCGCTGCCGGCGCCGGAGGGCGGCCCACCGCTGAGGATCGCCCAGCGCATGCGGCTGGAGGCGTCGCAGCTGGAGGGGGTCGCGCGCAGGATGATG GTGGAGAGCGATTACTGCCTGTTACTGGCCTTGCCGTGCGGCCGAGACCAGGAGGACGTGGTGAATCAGACGGAGTCGCTCAAGGCCGCGTTCATCAGCTACCTGCAAGCGAAACAAGCCGCAGGAATCATCAACGTCCCCAACCCTGGCTCTAACCAG CCCGCCTACGTTCTGCAGATTTTCCCACCCTGCGAATTTTCGGAAAGCCACCTGTCCCGCCTGGCCCCGGACCTGCTCGCCAGCATCTCCAACATCTCCCCTCACCTCATGATCGTCATCGCCTCG TTGGGGACACGCTGTGACGTTCTGGATGTCTTGACACACACGGACACACGCGCCGGGGACTGA